Proteins encoded together in one Oceanobacillus iheyensis HTE831 window:
- the queC gene encoding 7-cyano-7-deazaguanine synthase QueC translates to MTGKKAVVILSGGLDSTTCMGVGKEAGYELYPISFHYGQRHDREIENAKKVASYFNVTEHKVFSLEFLKEIGGSSLTDQSMEVSQEGVGEDVPNTYVPGRNTIFLSIAASYAEAIGAEKIYVGVSAVDYSGYPDCRPEFIEAMQQTIYQGTNANPAMTIEAPLIDLSKGDTVKLGMKLNVPYHLTTSCYLGGEEACGECDSCRLRLQGFEEAGATDPIKYM, encoded by the coding sequence ATGACTGGTAAAAAGGCAGTAGTTATATTAAGTGGCGGATTAGATAGTACGACGTGTATGGGAGTTGGCAAGGAAGCAGGGTATGAATTGTATCCAATTTCTTTCCACTATGGTCAGCGCCATGATCGTGAGATTGAAAATGCTAAAAAGGTAGCTTCCTATTTTAATGTAACGGAACACAAAGTATTTTCACTAGAATTTTTAAAAGAGATTGGTGGCAGTTCTTTGACCGATCAATCAATGGAAGTAAGTCAAGAAGGTGTCGGTGAAGATGTACCAAATACATATGTTCCGGGAAGAAATACAATTTTCCTATCAATTGCTGCTTCTTATGCAGAAGCCATAGGTGCAGAAAAAATATATGTAGGTGTATCGGCGGTTGATTATAGTGGATATCCAGATTGTCGTCCTGAGTTTATAGAAGCAATGCAACAAACTATATATCAAGGGACCAACGCAAATCCTGCAATGACGATTGAGGCTCCACTGATTGATTTATCAAAAGGAGATACCGTCAAATTAGGAATGAAATTAAACGTACCGTATCACTTAACTACTTCTTGTTACTTAGGTGGAGAAGAAGCATGTGGTGAATGTGATAGTTGTAGATTGAGATTACAAGGATTTGAAGAAGCTGGTGCCACAGATCCTATCAAGTATATGTAA
- a CDS encoding iron chaperone: protein MNTFDEFLQTMENPNHRSRMEEILDWITNKYPDLNQEIKWNQPMFTNHGTYIIGFSVSKKHIAVAPEQAGINQFIEEIEQAGYDHTKEIVRIRWESEVEYSLIESMIEFNINDKVNCSTFWRK from the coding sequence ATGAACACATTTGATGAATTTCTACAGACAATGGAAAATCCTAATCATCGTTCAAGAATGGAAGAAATTCTAGACTGGATAACAAACAAGTATCCTGATTTAAATCAAGAGATAAAATGGAATCAGCCAATGTTTACCAATCATGGAACGTATATTATTGGTTTTAGTGTTTCAAAAAAGCATATAGCGGTTGCTCCTGAACAGGCGGGAATAAATCAGTTTATAGAGGAAATTGAACAGGCTGGTTATGACCATACGAAAGAGATAGTTCGGATTCGGTGGGAGAGTGAAGTGGAGTACTCTCTAATTGAAAGCATGATTGAGTTTAATATCAATGATAAGGTTAATTGTTCAACGTTTTGGCGTAAATAA
- a CDS encoding class I SAM-dependent methyltransferase, producing MDRIAKIRREEKLYHDQCYEKFALFEKGSWLYKPVQSVLDIIPYFRGVEPLEVLDLGAGIGRNSIPVAEAISVGKGSVTCVDLLDSAIEKLSEYSKIYHVEDRIQAVKQDIGTYPIYPNTYDFIIAVSSLEHVRTESELDKVLHGMKAGTKHKGIDCIIINSEVREVDITTGLDLEAQMEVNLPTADMINKLKKVYQSWSVVKHVVKPLEYTIERQGKPVLMTTNAITYVVKKEAGL from the coding sequence ATGGATCGTATAGCCAAGATACGTCGAGAAGAGAAATTATATCATGATCAGTGTTATGAGAAATTCGCTTTGTTTGAAAAAGGATCTTGGCTATATAAACCTGTTCAATCTGTACTGGATATTATCCCGTATTTCAGAGGAGTAGAACCGTTGGAGGTACTAGATTTAGGTGCAGGTATAGGAAGGAACAGTATTCCGGTTGCAGAAGCGATCTCTGTTGGGAAAGGGAGCGTTACCTGTGTCGATTTATTAGATTCGGCCATCGAGAAGCTCAGTGAGTATAGTAAAATTTATCACGTCGAAGATCGAATCCAAGCAGTGAAGCAGGATATTGGTACCTATCCAATTTATCCAAATACATATGATTTTATTATAGCTGTTTCCAGTCTTGAGCACGTTCGGACAGAATCAGAACTCGATAAAGTCCTACACGGAATGAAAGCGGGCACGAAGCATAAAGGTATAGATTGCATAATTATTAATTCAGAAGTTAGGGAAGTAGATATAACAACAGGCCTTGATTTAGAGGCCCAGATGGAAGTGAATTTACCGACAGCAGATATGATAAACAAATTAAAAAAAGTATACCAAAGCTGGTCAGTTGTGAAACATGTAGTGAAACCGCTCGAGTATACGATTGAAAGACAAGGAAAGCCTGTGTTAATGACTACAAACGCGATTACCTATGTGGTAAAAAAAGAAGCGGGATTATGA
- a CDS encoding small multi-drug export protein, whose translation MLEYIILAATAWFMGFFPLFEIYLAIPASMGLGLDMVSSIIWAWFGNFFAIPFIAYSYDWLTKFNKINKYFYKLTQSKTSQRLNKGGFMIILLGTPLLGSWAIGVIGKVIGMDKKRLFLSSAISIGIYGILIGVLTKLGIDLFS comes from the coding sequence ATGTTGGAGTACATTATATTAGCAGCTACTGCTTGGTTTATGGGTTTCTTCCCTTTATTCGAAATTTATTTAGCGATTCCAGCTAGTATGGGATTAGGTTTAGATATGGTGTCGTCAATAATATGGGCATGGTTTGGTAATTTCTTTGCAATACCTTTTATTGCTTATAGTTATGATTGGTTAACGAAATTTAATAAGATCAATAAATACTTTTATAAATTAACCCAATCAAAAACCAGCCAACGTTTAAACAAAGGTGGATTTATGATTATTCTTTTAGGAACTCCTTTGCTTGGTTCGTGGGCGATCGGTGTGATTGGAAAAGTCATTGGAATGGATAAAAAGCGTCTATTTTTATCATCGGCAATAAGTATTGGCATATATGGAATCTTAATAGGAGTTCTTACAAAACTTGGGATTGATTTATTTTCATAA
- a CDS encoding NUDIX hydrolase — MFLVTESISLLNFQGKVYYVFPGGGIEKGESPQEAAKREAYEELGLLVAIGECIAEIAYNGIQYYFAAQLIDGEFGTGKGAEFFNEGRGSYTPEWLEIDKLSFVDMRPPELVKIIQAHGDCYSRRNK; from the coding sequence ATATTTTTAGTAACTGAGTCAATCTCATTGCTCAATTTCCAGGGTAAAGTTTATTATGTTTTTCCAGGCGGAGGAATCGAAAAAGGAGAATCGCCTCAAGAAGCTGCGAAAAGAGAAGCATATGAAGAGTTAGGACTACTTGTGGCAATTGGAGAGTGTATTGCAGAAATAGCATATAATGGTATACAATATTATTTTGCTGCTCAATTAATCGATGGTGAGTTTGGAACAGGAAAAGGAGCAGAATTTTTCAATGAAGGTAGAGGATCATATACACCCGAGTGGTTGGAAATCGATAAGCTCTCCTTTGTTGATATGCGTCCTCCTGAATTAGTGAAAATAATTCAAGCTCATGGTGATTGCTACAGCAGAAGAAACAAATAA
- a CDS encoding metal-dependent hydrolase — MTGKTHIMGGIAATTAYAYYSNYDPTALIISGVIGSIIPDICHGGSKIGRRFPILSNIINAIFGHRTITHSLIFLVLIGYILTLITDNQSIIMGVLVGMASHLVLDACTKNGIKLLYPASVTVRLPITTRTGGAVENIVLIALTIVTIYFGKEFIL; from the coding sequence ATGACGGGAAAGACACATATAATGGGAGGTATTGCGGCTACGACTGCCTATGCCTACTATTCGAATTATGATCCAACAGCATTAATTATTTCAGGTGTTATTGGTTCCATCATACCGGATATTTGTCATGGTGGAAGTAAGATTGGAAGGCGTTTTCCAATTTTATCAAACATTATCAATGCTATTTTTGGACATCGTACCATTACACATAGTTTGATATTTTTAGTACTAATTGGATATATCCTTACGCTAATCACCGATAATCAGTCAATTATTATGGGTGTGTTGGTTGGAATGGCGAGTCATTTAGTTTTAGATGCATGTACAAAAAATGGCATAAAGTTATTATATCCTGCTTCGGTAACAGTACGTTTGCCAATAACCACAAGAACTGGAGGAGCAGTAGAGAATATCGTTCTTATTGCTTTAACAATTGTAACGATTTATTTTGGGAAAGAATTTATTCTCTAA
- a CDS encoding Rrf2 family transcriptional regulator, giving the protein MKFSKATNYALHTMVYLADIPKGTSIGVDRLAETQKLSPTYLSKILTKLVKSGLIESTPGAKGGYRLARKADNITFLDVIRAIEGQTVLFYCSIDHDDDFSRNEECLIENAMIEAEEKMKESLDRKYIVDIAKLMRSQKNL; this is encoded by the coding sequence ATGAAGTTTTCTAAAGCAACAAATTATGCATTGCACACGATGGTCTATTTAGCGGATATACCAAAGGGTACATCGATTGGTGTGGATCGATTAGCGGAAACGCAGAAGTTGTCTCCGACGTATCTTTCCAAAATATTGACCAAATTAGTGAAATCGGGATTAATAGAGTCTACGCCAGGTGCTAAAGGTGGATATCGATTAGCGAGAAAAGCGGACAATATTACGTTTTTAGATGTTATTCGTGCCATAGAAGGACAAACAGTGTTATTTTATTGTTCCATCGATCATGATGACGATTTTTCTAGAAATGAAGAATGTTTAATAGAGAATGCCATGATTGAAGCGGAAGAAAAAATGAAAGAATCTTTAGATCGTAAATATATTGTGGATATTGCAAAGTTAATGCGCTCTCAAAAAAATCTTTAA
- a CDS encoding NAD(P)/FAD-dependent oxidoreductase: MLDSIVIGGGPAGLSAALVLGRAGKRVVVFDDDNARNKVTHESHGFLTRDGIHPSELKELGKKDILKYPTVSMEMQRVNEIHRENNHYQLITENGDLYQTKKVLLATGLKDVFPHVEGLDKFYGSSLFSCPFCDGWEMRDQALVVIFE, translated from the coding sequence ATGTTAGATAGTATTGTTATTGGTGGAGGGCCCGCAGGATTAAGTGCGGCACTTGTATTAGGTAGAGCTGGAAAAAGAGTGGTTGTCTTTGATGATGATAACGCTAGAAATAAGGTGACCCATGAATCACATGGTTTTTTAACGAGAGATGGAATTCATCCTTCTGAATTAAAAGAATTAGGAAAAAAAGATATATTAAAATATCCTACGGTTAGTATGGAAATGCAACGTGTGAATGAAATCCATAGAGAAAACAATCATTATCAATTAATTACCGAAAACGGAGATTTATATCAAACAAAAAAGGTGCTCCTTGCAACGGGGCTTAAGGATGTTTTTCCACATGTGGAAGGACTCGATAAGTTCTATGGGTCCAGCTTATTCAGTTGTCCGTTTTGTGATGGATGGGAAATGAGAGACCAAGCGTTAGTAGTCATTTTTGAATAA
- a CDS encoding FAD-dependent oxidoreductase has protein sequence MNKDAAFHMGKKLSNWSKDIVVCTNGNQLLNEEQKRSFAKNGIQVMEEKIDELIGENGKLQKIRFSSGEEILREGGLVTVGLKQSSPFAESLGCVMSENGGIKTDGLGRTSIPGIYASGDATISTPSQLIMAAGEGNKVGAMIVSDLIDESFKL, from the coding sequence TTGAATAAAGATGCAGCATTTCATATGGGCAAAAAGTTATCTAATTGGAGTAAAGATATTGTAGTGTGCACGAACGGAAATCAACTATTGAATGAAGAACAAAAACGCTCTTTTGCTAAAAATGGTATTCAAGTCATGGAAGAGAAGATAGACGAACTTATAGGAGAAAATGGAAAGCTTCAAAAGATAAGATTTAGCAGTGGAGAAGAAATTCTTCGTGAAGGTGGTCTTGTTACAGTAGGTTTAAAGCAGTCATCTCCTTTTGCTGAAAGTTTAGGGTGTGTCATGTCAGAAAATGGTGGGATTAAAACAGATGGTTTAGGTAGAACAAGTATTCCTGGTATTTATGCAAGTGGAGATGCTACGATTTCGACTCCTTCGCAATTAATTATGGCGGCTGGTGAAGGCAATAAGGTAGGAGCGATGATCGTTTCTGATTTGATTGACGAATCGTTTAAACTATAA
- a CDS encoding glycerol dehydrogenase, whose protein sequence is MSERIFISPAKYVQGKNAIQRIGEYVKDIGNQAIVIADENVWEIAANDVVKNLKEESIEVEEVVFNGEASKAEMERISKIADESNSTVVVGVGGGKTLDTAKAVSDEVKGQTVIVPTTASTDAPTSALSVVYSDDGVFEGYRFYDKNPDLVIVDTKIVAGAPKRFLASGIADALATWVEARSVIENKGKTMAGGITTIAGQAIAEKCEETLFNYAELAYESVKAKAVTPALENVVEANTLLSGLGFESGGLGAAHAIHNGFTALEGEIHHLTHGEKVAFGTLVQLALEERSKEEIERYIKLYIALDLPVTLEDIKLKDATREDIMKVAEAATVDEETIHEAFNVTADDVADAIYAADQYSRSYKEKHQK, encoded by the coding sequence TTGAGTGAACGAATTTTTATAAGTCCAGCAAAATATGTACAAGGAAAGAATGCAATCCAACGAATTGGCGAATACGTTAAAGATATTGGTAATCAAGCAATTGTTATTGCAGATGAAAATGTATGGGAAATAGCAGCGAATGACGTTGTAAAGAATTTAAAAGAAGAGAGTATTGAAGTAGAAGAAGTAGTATTTAACGGAGAAGCTTCCAAAGCTGAGATGGAGCGAATTTCTAAGATTGCAGATGAATCTAATTCTACTGTAGTTGTAGGGGTTGGTGGTGGTAAAACACTAGATACCGCAAAAGCTGTTTCTGATGAAGTAAAAGGTCAGACGGTGATTGTACCAACAACAGCTTCAACAGATGCTCCAACTAGTGCGCTTTCTGTAGTTTATTCCGATGATGGTGTGTTTGAAGGGTATCGTTTTTATGATAAAAACCCAGACTTAGTAATTGTAGATACAAAAATTGTTGCAGGAGCTCCTAAACGTTTCTTAGCATCAGGAATTGCTGATGCATTAGCCACTTGGGTAGAAGCACGGAGTGTGATTGAAAATAAAGGTAAAACAATGGCTGGTGGAATAACCACGATAGCAGGACAAGCTATTGCAGAAAAATGTGAAGAAACGCTATTTAACTATGCGGAATTGGCATATGAATCAGTGAAAGCAAAAGCAGTAACACCTGCTCTAGAGAATGTTGTTGAAGCAAATACATTATTAAGTGGACTTGGATTTGAAAGTGGTGGACTAGGTGCAGCACATGCGATCCATAATGGTTTTACTGCCTTAGAAGGTGAAATTCATCACTTAACTCATGGTGAGAAAGTTGCTTTTGGTACCTTAGTTCAATTGGCATTAGAGGAGCGCTCAAAAGAAGAAATCGAACGATATATTAAATTATATATCGCATTAGACCTTCCAGTAACATTAGAAGATATCAAGCTGAAAGATGCAACTCGTGAAGATATTATGAAAGTTGCAGAAGCAGCGACTGTTGATGAAGAAACAATTCATGAAGCATTTAATGTTACTGCGGATGATGTTGCAGATGCTATCTATGCTGCAGATCAATACTCTAGATCGTATAAAGAAAAACATCAGAAGTAA
- a CDS encoding ArsR/SmtB family transcription factor encodes MTQFLEYEKKFKALADQKRLEIMYELCQRGRTCVCDLTDIFDVSQSKLSYHLKILLDAGLITKDTKGKWNYYTLNDKEVNNLLSEELCCIFRKEGEKSTC; translated from the coding sequence ATGACCCAATTCTTAGAGTATGAAAAAAAATTCAAGGCTCTTGCCGATCAAAAACGCTTAGAAATAATGTATGAACTTTGCCAAAGAGGAAGAACCTGTGTATGCGATTTAACGGATATATTTGATGTTTCTCAATCAAAATTATCTTATCATCTCAAGATTTTATTAGACGCAGGGTTAATTACTAAAGATACAAAAGGTAAATGGAATTATTACACTTTAAATGATAAGGAAGTAAATAATCTGTTATCGGAAGAACTATGTTGCATATTTAGAAAAGAAGGAGAAAAAAGTACATGTTAA
- a CDS encoding ArsI/CadI family heavy metal resistance metalloenzyme: MKYVHVGVNVTKINESIEFYSKVFGVEPVKSKSNYAKFLLDKPGINFTLNLKDEVRGNQVNHFGFQVETAEEILSHKKRLEKEGFFARDEMNTTCCYAVQDKFWVTDPDGNEWEFFYTKAESEIEDNTCCTG, translated from the coding sequence ATGAAGTATGTTCATGTTGGGGTAAATGTAACAAAGATTAATGAATCCATCGAATTTTATTCGAAAGTTTTTGGGGTGGAACCAGTAAAATCTAAGTCTAACTATGCTAAGTTTTTACTTGATAAACCTGGCATAAATTTCACACTCAATTTGAAGGATGAGGTGAGAGGAAACCAGGTGAACCACTTTGGATTTCAAGTAGAGACAGCTGAAGAAATTTTATCTCATAAAAAGAGATTAGAAAAAGAGGGTTTTTTTGCGCGTGACGAGATGAATACAACATGTTGTTATGCAGTACAAGATAAGTTTTGGGTGACTGACCCTGACGGTAATGAATGGGAATTCTTTTATACAAAAGCAGAAAGTGAAATAGAGGATAATACATGTTGTACCGGCTAA
- a CDS encoding class I SAM-dependent methyltransferase produces the protein MTSFQSSDQLNHFIHTYNLYKGDTIQQIQLNHRMELVNAFQVEKGMRIIEIGCGQGDTTAALANAVGENGKIVAIDIAKEDYGAPLTLGQANQVIKQSPLGDRISFYLDTDFLEFETNETFDMAILSHSSWYFNSPSQLQKYFSKLRRITKKLCFAEWDLAYANIQQRPHFLAASILALYSNFVSNDGNIQHLFDKRQIQTYIEDAGFNIIDQSTVDATYLQDGDWERSYANSIRESFSEASPMIQTLVESYYDIMNQPVEGQSLNSFVLSAI, from the coding sequence TTGACAAGTTTTCAATCTTCAGATCAACTAAACCACTTTATACATACATATAACTTGTATAAAGGTGATACTATTCAACAAATCCAATTAAATCATCGAATGGAGCTAGTAAATGCTTTTCAAGTAGAAAAAGGAATGCGTATTATCGAAATTGGTTGTGGTCAAGGAGATACAACAGCTGCATTAGCTAATGCGGTAGGTGAAAACGGTAAAATTGTTGCAATCGACATTGCAAAAGAAGATTATGGAGCACCTTTAACACTCGGTCAGGCAAATCAGGTTATCAAACAATCACCTTTAGGTGACAGAATTTCATTTTATTTAGATACCGATTTCTTAGAATTCGAGACGAATGAAACCTTTGATATGGCTATACTGTCACATTCATCCTGGTATTTTAATAGCCCATCTCAACTTCAAAAATACTTTAGTAAATTACGTCGAATCACAAAAAAGCTATGCTTTGCGGAATGGGATCTAGCATACGCAAACATCCAACAACGTCCACACTTTCTTGCAGCATCCATCTTAGCACTATATTCAAACTTTGTATCCAATGATGGAAATATTCAACATTTGTTTGATAAGAGACAAATCCAAACATACATAGAAGATGCTGGATTTAATATAATTGATCAATCTACTGTCGATGCAACCTATTTACAAGATGGAGATTGGGAGAGATCCTATGCAAATTCCATTAGAGAGTCATTTTCCGAAGCGTCTCCAATGATACAAACACTTGTTGAAAGTTATTACGATATTATGAACCAGCCGGTTGAAGGGCAATCTTTAAATAGCTTTGTGTTATCTGCAATATAA
- a CDS encoding TetR/AcrR family transcriptional regulator: protein MDVSNKTGLREKNKNKRYQSIVKTAERLFAESGLESIKMQNIADEEGIGVATLFRYFPRKDKLIVAVATSIMEEELYQFQLIINNGENAYKKIEQIFNFLSQIVTHASKNSTTFIDAFENYVAISKEPLEDIGLYDAVREKIYILMSTLIQEGSSDGSIRKDIDIKETMISFINNFGLFARKLALMKAVNYYDVEVEPRRQLEIMKELYLSHIKA, encoded by the coding sequence ATGGACGTTTCCAATAAAACAGGTTTGAGAGAAAAAAATAAAAACAAGCGCTATCAAAGTATTGTTAAAACTGCAGAACGATTATTCGCCGAATCAGGTTTAGAAAGTATAAAGATGCAGAATATAGCTGACGAAGAAGGGATTGGCGTAGCGACATTATTTCGATACTTTCCGAGGAAAGATAAACTTATCGTTGCCGTTGCAACTTCCATTATGGAAGAAGAACTTTATCAGTTTCAATTAATTATCAATAACGGCGAAAATGCATATAAAAAAATTGAACAAATATTTAACTTCCTAAGTCAAATTGTTACACATGCTTCTAAAAACTCTACAACGTTTATTGATGCATTTGAAAACTATGTTGCTATTTCTAAAGAACCCTTAGAAGATATAGGTTTATACGATGCAGTTAGAGAAAAGATCTATATTTTAATGTCTACACTTATCCAAGAGGGATCAAGTGACGGTTCGATTCGTAAGGATATAGATATTAAAGAAACAATGATATCTTTCATAAACAACTTTGGTTTATTTGCGCGTAAATTAGCATTAATGAAAGCTGTTAACTATTATGATGTAGAGGTGGAGCCACGGCGTCAGTTAGAAATTATGAAAGAGCTATATTTATCACATATAAAAGCTTAA
- a CDS encoding glucose 1-dehydrogenase gives MGRLENKVAIITGGARGMGASHVRLFAKEGAKVVFTDLNEEGGLALANELGENVKFVKQDVTNADDWETVISETEEAFGPVNVLVNNAGISLSIPLMEMTEEQYRKIIDINQVSVFLGMKAVVPSMQKAGSGSIVNISSMNGIVAGAVGYTDSKFAVRGATKAAAVQLGGLGIRVNSVHPGVIETPMVTKGDAVEQIKEFAKQIPSKRMAQPEEVSNMVLFLASDEASYSTGSEFVIDGGLTAM, from the coding sequence ATGGGGCGATTAGAGAATAAGGTGGCAATTATTACAGGAGGAGCAAGGGGTATGGGTGCTTCTCATGTGCGTCTTTTTGCAAAAGAAGGAGCTAAAGTAGTGTTCACGGATTTAAATGAAGAGGGTGGACTTGCTTTAGCAAATGAATTAGGTGAAAATGTTAAATTTGTGAAGCAGGACGTAACAAACGCGGATGACTGGGAAACAGTTATCTCTGAGACAGAAGAAGCTTTTGGTCCTGTAAATGTATTGGTAAATAATGCGGGAATTAGTTTAAGTATTCCATTAATGGAGATGACAGAGGAACAATACCGTAAAATTATTGATATTAACCAAGTATCCGTATTTTTAGGGATGAAAGCAGTAGTTCCTTCCATGCAAAAAGCAGGAAGCGGATCGATTGTAAATATCTCTTCTATGAATGGAATTGTAGCAGGTGCAGTAGGATATACAGATTCTAAATTCGCTGTACGCGGAGCTACAAAAGCAGCTGCTGTTCAATTAGGTGGATTAGGAATTCGTGTGAACTCTGTTCATCCTGGTGTAATTGAGACTCCGATGGTTACAAAAGGTGATGCAGTAGAACAAATTAAAGAATTTGCGAAACAGATCCCATCTAAACGCATGGCACAGCCAGAAGAAGTTTCCAATATGGTGCTTTTCCTCGCATCGGATGAAGCTAGCTACTCTACAGGTTCTGAATTTGTGATTGACGGTGGATTAACAGCAATGTAA
- a CDS encoding DUF5316 family protein — translation MLSTLLEALFYIFFLIGLISLIISGLVLGTWKSGPDNRADYYSQSKEQRHYRTNFGLKAGGIGILSALIAVCIYFVQ, via the coding sequence TTGCTATCCACATTATTAGAGGCATTGTTTTATATATTCTTTCTAATAGGGCTGATTAGTTTAATTATATCTGGACTGGTACTGGGAACATGGAAGTCAGGTCCTGATAACCGTGCTGATTATTATTCCCAATCAAAGGAACAACGTCATTATCGAACTAATTTCGGATTAAAAGCAGGAGGCATTGGTATCCTCTCTGCGTTAATAGCTGTATGTATTTATTTCGTTCAATGA
- a CDS encoding PH domain-containing protein translates to MKGIVFKSKVDRGYKLFLCVVTLILFIVCLIPVIIFPFNWLILIILVGVFVLSTLFILLPCFNLCYIFFYDYLLVKSGFFRFHIKYSQMTKIEATSNFLIGTRAMMATNGIVIYYSSGITGELKLSPDDQDAFLKILQERAPQANINVR, encoded by the coding sequence ATGAAGGGTATAGTGTTTAAATCAAAAGTGGATCGAGGCTACAAATTATTTTTATGTGTAGTGACTCTCATTTTATTTATAGTGTGCTTAATCCCGGTAATCATTTTTCCTTTTAATTGGTTAATATTAATTATACTTGTTGGTGTATTTGTTTTATCTACATTATTTATTTTATTGCCATGTTTTAATCTTTGTTATATTTTCTTCTATGACTATTTACTTGTGAAAAGCGGTTTCTTTCGTTTTCATATAAAGTATTCTCAAATGACTAAAATAGAAGCGACTTCTAATTTTTTGATCGGAACAAGAGCAATGATGGCGACAAATGGAATTGTTATATATTATTCGAGTGGAATTACAGGAGAATTAAAATTATCTCCTGACGACCAGGATGCCTTTTTAAAAATTTTGCAGGAACGGGCTCCGCAAGCAAATATTAATGTAAGATAA
- a CDS encoding class D sortase, which produces MKFLGRFLLIVGIVIVAIAGFHLYQTEKSQDEALLEAEMRIKQGVTEVEGSTSVDDMKPIDFKTKTGEAFGTLEIPKLDKTLPIVAGTDPDSLERGVGHLDNSVLPSQGEQIVLSGHRDTVFRNFDQIEIGDQYIVHLPYGSYTYEIKETEIVPEDDTSVIRQMGEEVLVVTTCYPFHYVGNAPERFVTYAYPVEKHANSD; this is translated from the coding sequence ATGAAATTCTTGGGTAGATTTCTATTAATAGTTGGAATAGTAATCGTTGCGATAGCTGGATTTCATTTATATCAGACAGAAAAATCACAAGATGAGGCTTTGCTGGAAGCAGAAATGCGTATAAAGCAAGGAGTAACGGAAGTTGAAGGTTCTACGTCAGTTGACGACATGAAACCAATAGATTTTAAAACCAAAACTGGTGAAGCATTTGGTACTTTAGAAATTCCTAAACTAGATAAAACACTACCCATTGTAGCTGGGACTGATCCAGATTCATTAGAGCGAGGGGTCGGACATTTGGATAACTCTGTGTTGCCTAGTCAGGGAGAGCAAATTGTCTTATCTGGTCATCGTGATACTGTTTTTCGGAATTTTGACCAAATAGAAATAGGGGATCAGTACATTGTTCACTTACCTTATGGATCGTACACATATGAAATTAAAGAAACAGAAATTGTTCCAGAGGATGACACTTCTGTAATCAGGCAAATGGGAGAAGAAGTTTTAGTCGTAACGACATGTTATCCATTCCACTATGTAGGCAATGCTCCGGAACGTTTTGTTACGTACGCTTATCCTGTAGAAAAGCATGCAAATAGTGATTAA